The following proteins are co-located in the Solanum pennellii chromosome 1, SPENNV200 genome:
- the LOC107012593 gene encoding uncharacterized protein LOC107012593, with protein sequence MIPHWVNAPLFFSFVSSLPILFSKNTTTPPKRPLRFSLFPAKSHRSSSLSPFQVYQLRPPMLENTSSDNFNKSPNLAEKDLPLVTILHSLPQVPEDVFPLELFERSSNHIILLFIMYIIDVRQILGRVVYYNFILLFMYVACY encoded by the exons ATGATACCTCACTGGGTCAACGCACCCCTCTTCTTTTCTTTCGTTTCTTCACTACCTATTCTCTTCTCCAAGAACACAACTACACCACCAAAACGCCCTTTGCGATTTTCTCTTTTTCCGGCGAAATCACACAGATCTTCCTCCCTTTCTCCATTTCAG GTGTATCAGCTCCGACCTCCAATGCTGGAGAACACCAGCTCCGACAACTTCAATAAATCTCCGAATCTGGCCGAAAAAGACTTACCACTGGTGACCATTCTTCATTCACTTCCTCAG GTACCCGAAGATGTTTTTCCATTGGAGTTATTCGAACGAAGttcaaatcatattattttattatttattatgtatattatagACGTTAGGCAAATTTTAGGTCGTGttgtatattataattttattttattatttatgtatgttgcatgttattaa